The Priestia koreensis genomic interval CATCAGAAGGGCAATAAATTTCAAAGCCGTCCTCACCTGTGTAACCTGTACGAGACACAAGAGAAGGTACGCCGTTGATGCTTACATTCTCTTTAAAGGCGAAGAAGCCAATAGACGCTAAGTCTTCATCTGTTAACTTTTGAAGCACCTTTTCAGCTAATGGACCTTGCAGGGCAAGCTGAGCAATTTCATTGGACTGATTATGTAGCGTCACATCACCTTCAACATGAGATTGTAACCAATCGTAATCTTTCTCAATGTTTGCGGCATTTACGACTAGTAGATACACATTATCCGATTTTTTGTAGATCAAAAGATCGTCTACTGTTCCACCATCTTCATAACACATTGCTGTGTACTGTGCTTTCCCATCCTTTAGCTTTGACACATCATTAGTCATGACGCGCTGTAAAAAAGCAAGGCTGTCTGCACCTGTTACTTCAATTTCTCCCATATGAGATACGTCGAATAATCCTGCTTTCGTACGAACAGCCTCGTGCTCTTCTTTAATAGAAGAAAACTGCACAGGAAGCGCCCATCCACCAAAATCAATCGTTTTAGCTCCATACTCTTTATAGGTTAAAAACAAAGGCGTTTGTTTTAGCTCAGCCATTTTGATTCCCCCTCAACCACGTTTTTGTCAAAAAATAAGCATATAAAAAGACAGAGAACTCCTTATAAAAAAAGAAGTCTCTGTCCGGTTACCTGAAAGTTTCCCGTTGCATTTGATCATCGGTTTCCTCGTGGGTGGTTCGTATGGAACGCTCTCCAGAGTTGCGTCCAACAAGAGTCTTTTTGCCTGAGAGATTCACTTCTTCAGTTGCTCCTTCGGCGCCATTTGCATGGTCTCTCCCCTTGTTATCATTCGCTTCTATAAAATTAGATAAGATTGGCTATACTATACTGAATGAAGATTACAAAAAAGTAAATATAGTAGCAATCCATTTTCTTTTTAAAATTTTCTAACACATTTTTATCCTACAGGAATTTTCACACTACTTCAATAAAAATTTGCGAAAGGAGTCGACAAAGAATGAACGTTGAAATTCAGTTTGATGAACAATGGGAAAAAGAGTTTATGCAGCGTCTACAAAATGATGGTCCATGGTCACATCAGCATCTTTATAAACTTGCCTATAATACTGAAAAGCAGCTCGCGATTCCTGATTTTCTAGGCTTGCAATGTCCAAAATTTTTGCCTGACTTAATTCCGCTTCCTCATCAGTTAGAGGTCGCAAAGCAGGTTATTGAAAACATGAATGGAAAGGCTATTTTAGCGGATGAGGTAGGTCTTGGAAAAACGATTGAAGCCGGCCTCATTTTAAAAGAATATATGATTCGTGGACTCGTAAAAAAGGTGCTCATTTTAGTTCCCGCATCCCTCGTTTCACAGTGGACGATGGAACTCAATCAAAAATTTTATATTCCGGCGGTTGCACAGAGAAAGTCTTATGCGTGGGATCAGTGTGATGTAATCGTGTCGTCGATTGATACCGCGAAGCGTCCACCACACCGTGACCTCGTGCTTAATCAAGATTATGATTTAGTCATTATTGATGAAGCTCATAAACTGAAAAATAACAAAACGAAAAACTACGAATTTGTGCAGAGCTTAAAGAAAAAGTTTTGTCTTCTTTTAACCGCGACGCCTATTCAAAATCGCGTGGAGGAAATTTTCAACCTTGTGTCGCTCTTGAAGCCTGGTCATCTCGGAAACCAAACCTATTTCGACGAGCTTTTCTCAGCGAAAAAGCGCGATGTCCAAAATGATCATCATCTTCGTGAGCTCATTAGCAAAGTTATGATTCGAAACCGCCGCGGCGATACGGGAATCGAATGGACGAAGCGTATTGTAGAAACCGTTCCAATTGAGTTCTCTCCTGAAGAACGTGAGCTATACGATGAAATTATGACCTTTAAGAATGCAGGGGTTAACAAGAGCGCGTTCTCCATTTTAACCCTGCAGCGTGAAGCGTGTAGCAGTCGAGAAGCCGTCTACATTACGATTAAAAACATGCTAAAAAAACAAGAAGATCCGAGCTCACTAGAAGTTCTCACAGAGCCGATTATGGATAAAATTCATAATATCCCAGCAAACTCTAAGGCTGAAAAAGTGCTTGAGCTTATTAAAAACATTGATGATAAAGTGATTATCTTCACAGAATACCGCGCTACACAGCTCTATTTACAATGGTTTTTAAAGCAGCATGGCATTAGCTCTGTTCCATTTCGGGGTGGCTTCAAACGCGGGAAAAAGGATTGGATGAAGCAGCTGTTTCAAACGCATGCACAAGTACTAATCGCCACAGAAGCGGGCGGTGAAGGAATTAACCTTCAGTTCTGTCACCATATTATTAACTATGACCTTCCATGGAATCCGATGCGCCTTGAACAACGAATTGGACGTATCCATCGCCTTGGTCAGCAGGAAGACGTTCGGATTTATAATTTCGCCGTATCGAACACGGTTGAAGAGCATATTTTAAAGCTTTTATACGAAAAAATTCACTTATTCGAGCGCGTCATCGGTGATTTAGATGAAATTTTGACGAGAATGGAAATTACGAATATTGAAGAGCATATTCAAGACATTTTGCTTCATTCTAAAACAGACGGTGAAATTCGCATTAAGATGAATAACCTTACGTCTGTCATGGAATACGTACAGGAAGAAATAACGGAAGGCGAGGATCAGCATGCAGCAAACTGACATTCATCAATTCCTAAAGCAGTACTTCACTGCAAATGATTGTGAAATCTCAGAAAACCACCCTGGCTATTTTACCGTGCAATTAAACGTGGATATGGATAAAGAGCTGATGAACAGACCGTTCTATTGGCACTACTTAGAGGCAACGGGCGGTGAGCCAAACCCAATGTCCATTACCTTTATTACTGATCCAAACGTTGATCCGTCAGAGGTAAAAGGAGAACGAATTCACTTCGGCTCCCCTCGCCTGCATCAAATTTTTGAATCCACAAAGAAATTTGGTCGTTTTATTCGTCTGTACGAGCAAGTTCACGTACAGCACAATACAGCGCTACACCCGTGGCTCGCGCTAAACGTTCGTATCTCCTATCAGTGTGACCGAAAACGAGACGAACTGTTATCACTCGGTCTTCACCTCATTAGCGGAAAAATCGTGGAAGGCTTTCACGAAAAAGCGGAGCAAATGACGCTGTCACCAGGCATTTCAGATTATTGCTTTACGCTCTCACCGCTCATTAAGCCACAAAGCGGTCTGTTCCGATTAAAGCAATTTGTTCAGCACCAAATTGAGCAACAAGACCATATGTGGGCAGCAGAGGCACGAGAGCGCTGGAACAGTGACCTTGCACTCTTAGACCATTTTTACGAAGAATTAGACGAAAAACCAGAGAGCTATCTCACAGAAAAAACCGCGCTTCAAGAGCAGTACGAACCGAATATTCATGTTGGGGTTGTCAACGGCGGGTTATTTTATCTATCGGAAAATACGATGCAGCAACTCTAATCATACAAAGGATGAGACATCATGAGAAAAACGATTTTGATGGTGATTTGTTTATGCACGCTAATCGTTCCCATCAGCAGCACAACCTTTTTACACACGGCACAGGCTGCTCCGCAGGCGAAACCTACTCCTTCCTATGCAAAATGGAGTCGTATCGCCATTAAAGAAACGAAAAAACGCTATCCGATGGGACAAGTAACGGACTTTCTTTATCTTGGAAAAGCAAAAGAAAATGGCGATAAAGTGGAACGCTTCAAGTTAATCGTCCGTGACCGAGGAAAAGAACTAGGCGTTCTTGTCTACGTACACGTCGATCCAAAAACAGATACACTAAAAAACATTGCCTTTATGGAAACGAGACCGTAACGACAAAAGGACTGCCCAAAGCGGACAGTCCTTTTCTTCATATTCCATAGTGGTACAAATAGCCGGTTCCTGCTTCTAACTGAACAAGTATCGCTAGCATCTTCGTCAACTGATCGATTAACGCCGCTTTTTCTACCTTTATTTTTTCATAGTAGCCCGTATTGTCATGTTCATCTTCTACATAATTCCCCGTCAGCTTAAATTCGCTCGGTGCATGGGTAAAGAGCTCACGCCACGCGCTAAAAATACGGTGAAGTAGCTTAGCTTCACTTCGATGAAAAAGCGTAATGCCGCAATAATTAATTCCGTATTGCTGCGGGCCTTCTTCTCTTTTCATAGGATTCTCAGCCCGAACCCAATTTAGCGAATCCATTATATAGAGGATGATGTCATCATGAATCGTTACACGATCAATGATCGCTTCTTCTGGCATTTGAAAAACCGTTGCTCGTAAATCAACGAGCTCCTTTACAAGATAAAAGTTATGAACTAGTGCCAAATACTTCTTTCCTTTCTATCTGTTCTCTGCTGAATTATACCCGAAGATCATGGATAAATATAGAAGAAATCAGCAAAACAAAAACCGCCTGACAAGCTATGTTGTCAGACGGTTCACATCAACCACCAATATAAGACATTTCAATTTTAGAACGCTCAGACACCTTATCCGGATTACGTTCTTCTGAATAACGATCATCTCGTTTGTTCCATAGCATACCCAAATGCTCAGAAAGCTCTTCGTCTGTGTGACCATCTCTCAGCAATGAACGGACGTCATGCCCTTTTGTCGCAAACAGACACGTATAAAGCTGACCGTCTGCTGAAATACGTGCGCGCGAGCAGTCACTACAAAATGCATCTGAAATCGAGCTAATAAACCCAATCTCTGCTGAACCATCCTCATACACGTAGCGCTTCGCCACCTCACCTACATAATGTGGATCAACGGCTTTAACGGGCATTTCAGCACCAATCATCTCAAGCATCTCCTGCTTAGTGAGAACATCCTTCATGCTCCAGCCGTTTGTCGCACCCACATCCATAAACTCAATGAAGCGCAGCGTAATGCCCTTTTCTTTGAAAAAACGAGCCATCGGCAGTACTTGGTGATCATTGACACCTTTTTGAACGACCATGTTCATTTTAATTTGTAGGCCGGCTTTCTCAGCAGCTTCAATCCCTTTTAAAACGGGATGAATGCCGACGCCGCGGCCGTTCATTTTTTTAAACATCTCTTCGTCAATCGCATCAAGGCTAATGTTCACACGACTAAGTCCCGCTTCTTTTAGCTTCTCCGCATACTTTGGCAAAAAGATGCCGTTGGTCGTAAGCGCAATATCTTCAATGCCGTCCACTTTCGTTAAACGACGTATTAATTCATCTAGTTGTTTACGTAAAAGCGGTTCCCCGCCTGTTAATCGAATTTTTCGCACGCCCATGTCCGCAAACAATGTAGCGACACGAACAATTTCATCAAATGTTAGTAACTGTTCTCCTTTTAAAAAGGCGTAATCTTTCCCAAAGATCTCTGCCGGCATGCAATATGAACAGCGAAAATTACACTGATCAATAACCGAAATACGCAAATCATGGAGACTACGATTATAAGCATCACGTACTATATCTTGCTCTTTCATAACGAAAGTAGTCACTCCTAAAGTTAAAAGTATATTTAACTCTAGCACATTCGACCTGTAATGTATAGAGATTGAGCCTACTTCCGATGTTTCCCAAGCCATAAGGAAAAGTAGCTTGGAAGCACGCCAAACCAACGATTTGCAAGTGGGTCTTGCATCTGCTGCTGCGCTTCTTTTTTCTCGATCCGCTTTTGGACACGCTCTTCCTTCGGCTGATCCATATAGCGAACCAATTGCTGCGTTACGAATTTTACATAGTCATTTGTTGATGACATCTTCATCACCTCAGGCTTAGTATGCCCAAGGGGAAAATTAGTTAATCAGCCCAAGCACCTCTGTACAAATGTCTTCTACCGTACGACCCGTCGTATCGACCGTAAAATCCGCCTGATCGTAAAACGGTCTGCGCTTTTCTAAAAGCGACTGAAGTCCGTCTAACGAATGCTCCTGTACAAGCGGTCGGCCCGTATCTCCTTGAATTCTGCTTCGAATCTCATTCCAATCCGCATGCAAATAAATGCTGATTCCGTTCTCTTTAATAAACGTACGATTTCGCTCCTCAGCGAACATCCCGCCACCAGTGGAGACGATCACATCTTCCGTTGGAATTTCTTTCAAATAACGATGCTCAAGATTACGGAAAAACGCTTCTCCGTCACGCTCAAAAATCTCCGCAATCGTTCTTCCCTCTTTTTCCACGATATATTGATCCACGTCCACTACCTGACACTGTAGCTTTGCTTTTAGCGCATCGCTAATGGTCGTCTTTCCTGCTCCCATAAATCCTACGATGTATACCGACTTCATCCTACTCACTCCTATGCTTTTCTTTCCATTCCATGACGACTCCGTCTATCTTACGAAGCTTCGCCCATGCACGATATTGTTTATTATGAGCCGATTTTACGGTAATTTCAATGGAATATGAGAATTCGTCTGCGGTAGCAGTGTAAGAAACAGTGCCGTTTTGGAAACGGTAGGTATGCTGTGGTGAGAATGATTGAGAGGTGATATCTCGTTTTAATGAGGTCAGGCCGTTTTCTAGGAGATGG includes:
- the gcvT gene encoding glycine cleavage system aminomethyltransferase GcvT, producing MAELKQTPLFLTYKEYGAKTIDFGGWALPVQFSSIKEEHEAVRTKAGLFDVSHMGEIEVTGADSLAFLQRVMTNDVSKLKDGKAQYTAMCYEDGGTVDDLLIYKKSDNVYLLVVNAANIEKDYDWLQSHVEGDVTLHNQSNEIAQLALQGPLAEKVLQKLTDEDLASIGFFAFKENVSINGVPSLVSRTGYTGEDGFEIYCPSDDAPALWNAILEAGKEDGAVPCGLGARDTLRFEAILPLYGQELSKDITPIEAGIGFAVKVNKDFFIGQETLKRQKEEGLSRKLVGIEMIDRGIPRHGYDVFVGDERIGEVTTGTQSPLTKRNIGLALVDVSYSELDQEVEVEIRNKRVKAKVVATPFYKRSK
- a CDS encoding DEAD/DEAH box helicase; protein product: MNVEIQFDEQWEKEFMQRLQNDGPWSHQHLYKLAYNTEKQLAIPDFLGLQCPKFLPDLIPLPHQLEVAKQVIENMNGKAILADEVGLGKTIEAGLILKEYMIRGLVKKVLILVPASLVSQWTMELNQKFYIPAVAQRKSYAWDQCDVIVSSIDTAKRPPHRDLVLNQDYDLVIIDEAHKLKNNKTKNYEFVQSLKKKFCLLLTATPIQNRVEEIFNLVSLLKPGHLGNQTYFDELFSAKKRDVQNDHHLRELISKVMIRNRRGDTGIEWTKRIVETVPIEFSPEERELYDEIMTFKNAGVNKSAFSILTLQREACSSREAVYITIKNMLKKQEDPSSLEVLTEPIMDKIHNIPANSKAEKVLELIKNIDDKVIIFTEYRATQLYLQWFLKQHGISSVPFRGGFKRGKKDWMKQLFQTHAQVLIATEAGGEGINLQFCHHIINYDLPWNPMRLEQRIGRIHRLGQQEDVRIYNFAVSNTVEEHILKLLYEKIHLFERVIGDLDEILTRMEITNIEEHIQDILLHSKTDGEIRIKMNNLTSVMEYVQEEITEGEDQHAAN
- a CDS encoding YqhG family protein gives rise to the protein MQQTDIHQFLKQYFTANDCEISENHPGYFTVQLNVDMDKELMNRPFYWHYLEATGGEPNPMSITFITDPNVDPSEVKGERIHFGSPRLHQIFESTKKFGRFIRLYEQVHVQHNTALHPWLALNVRISYQCDRKRDELLSLGLHLISGKIVEGFHEKAEQMTLSPGISDYCFTLSPLIKPQSGLFRLKQFVQHQIEQQDHMWAAEARERWNSDLALLDHFYEELDEKPESYLTEKTALQEQYEPNIHVGVVNGGLFYLSENTMQQL
- a CDS encoding DUF3889 domain-containing protein, with protein sequence MRKTILMVICLCTLIVPISSTTFLHTAQAAPQAKPTPSYAKWSRIAIKETKKRYPMGQVTDFLYLGKAKENGDKVERFKLIVRDRGKELGVLVYVHVDPKTDTLKNIAFMETRP
- the moaA gene encoding GTP 3',8-cyclase MoaA, with translation MKEQDIVRDAYNRSLHDLRISVIDQCNFRCSYCMPAEIFGKDYAFLKGEQLLTFDEIVRVATLFADMGVRKIRLTGGEPLLRKQLDELIRRLTKVDGIEDIALTTNGIFLPKYAEKLKEAGLSRVNISLDAIDEEMFKKMNGRGVGIHPVLKGIEAAEKAGLQIKMNMVVQKGVNDHQVLPMARFFKEKGITLRFIEFMDVGATNGWSMKDVLTKQEMLEMIGAEMPVKAVDPHYVGEVAKRYVYEDGSAEIGFISSISDAFCSDCSRARISADGQLYTCLFATKGHDVRSLLRDGHTDEELSEHLGMLWNKRDDRYSEERNPDKVSERSKIEMSYIGG
- a CDS encoding YqzE family protein → MSSTNDYVKFVTQQLVRYMDQPKEERVQKRIEKKEAQQQMQDPLANRWFGVLPSYFSLWLGKHRK
- a CDS encoding shikimate kinase, whose translation is MKSVYIVGFMGAGKTTISDALKAKLQCQVVDVDQYIVEKEGRTIAEIFERDGEAFFRNLEHRYLKEIPTEDVIVSTGGGMFAEERNRTFIKENGISIYLHADWNEIRSRIQGDTGRPLVQEHSLDGLQSLLEKRRPFYDQADFTVDTTGRTVEDICTEVLGLIN
- the comGG gene encoding competence type IV pilus minor pilin ComGG is translated as MKAFFILPTTMILAFLTIFLVTQQLQPYISEKLFYKEAEEQYKLNHLLENGLTSLKRDITSQSFSPQHTYRFQNGTVSYTATADEFSYSIEITVKSAHNKQYRAWAKLRKIDGVVMEWKEKHRSE